From a single Brassica oleracea var. oleracea cultivar TO1000 chromosome C5, BOL, whole genome shotgun sequence genomic region:
- the LOC106293191 gene encoding uncharacterized protein LOC106293191 isoform X3, protein MLISHDSLDVNGHRRLACVADQRRREAIHGKGARRRRIRHTTILSTIGEARARAWQVATPPVAKSNKVEKDHEKSYIWWLMVKRVL, encoded by the exons ATGTTGATTTCGCACGACTCCCTCGATGTCAACG GTCATCGCCGTCTTGCTTGCGTGGCTGACCAACGTCGCCGCGAAGCTATCCATG GTAAAGGGGCGAGAAGAAGGCGCATACGACATACCACCAT TCTCTCTACTATAGGAGAAGCACGCGCAAGAGCCTGGCAAGTGGCAACTCCACCAGTAGCA AAGTCTAATAAAGTGGAGAAAGATCATGAAAAGAGCTACATTTGGTGGCTGATGGTCAAAAGGGTTTTGTAA
- the LOC106293191 gene encoding uncharacterized protein LOC106293191 isoform X2, translated as MLISHDSLDVNGKGARRRRIRHTTILSTIGEARARAWQVATPPVAGFEEIHARCKCLCAKLKVEALARARKEFVHTSNGVVLCRSLIKWRKIMKRATFGG; from the exons ATGTTGATTTCGCACGACTCCCTCGATGTCAACG GTAAAGGGGCGAGAAGAAGGCGCATACGACATACCACCAT TCTCTCTACTATAGGAGAAGCACGCGCAAGAGCCTGGCAAGTGGCAACTCCACCAGTAGCA GGGTTCGAAGAGATTCATGCAAGATGTAAATGCTTGTGTGCTAAACTAAAAGTAGAAGCATTAGCACGTGCCAGGAAAGAGTTTGTGCATACAAGTAACGGGGTTGTTCTTTGCAGAAGTCTAATAAAGTGGAGAAAGATCATGAAAAGAGCTACATTTGGTGGCTGA
- the LOC106293191 gene encoding uncharacterized protein LOC106293191 isoform X1 — MLISHDSLDVNGHRRLACVADQRRREAIHGKGARRRRIRHTTILSTIGEARARAWQVATPPVAGFEEIHARCKCLCAKLKVEALARARKEFVHTSNGVVLCRSLIKWRKIMKRATFGG, encoded by the exons ATGTTGATTTCGCACGACTCCCTCGATGTCAACG GTCATCGCCGTCTTGCTTGCGTGGCTGACCAACGTCGCCGCGAAGCTATCCATG GTAAAGGGGCGAGAAGAAGGCGCATACGACATACCACCAT TCTCTCTACTATAGGAGAAGCACGCGCAAGAGCCTGGCAAGTGGCAACTCCACCAGTAGCA GGGTTCGAAGAGATTCATGCAAGATGTAAATGCTTGTGTGCTAAACTAAAAGTAGAAGCATTAGCACGTGCCAGGAAAGAGTTTGTGCATACAAGTAACGGGGTTGTTCTTTGCAGAAGTCTAATAAAGTGGAGAAAGATCATGAAAAGAGCTACATTTGGTGGCTGA